From a single Vampirovibrio chlorellavorus genomic region:
- the gap gene encoding type I glyceraldehyde-3-phosphate dehydrogenase: MASKVAINGFGRIGRLTLRAALENPRVDLNVVAINDLTTPKQLAHLFKYDSTMGIYKGEVDFTENALIIDGRTIRIYAEKDPANLPWKDLGVDVVIESTGFFTDGEKAKKHIEAGAKKVIISAPAKNEDITVAIGINAHEYDPAKHHIISNASCTTNCLAPIGKVLHETFGVVSGIMTTIHSYTGDQRLLDAPHEDLRRARAAALSMVPTSTGAAKAIGSVLPALKGKLNGYAVRVPTPDVSLTDLTVVTEKPMTVEAINEAFKKAAANELKDVLEYAEAPLVSTDYIGNPHSCVFDPEFTQVIGSNMAKVIGWYDNEWGYSNRLAELTHMVAERLPVSV; the protein is encoded by the coding sequence ATGGCAAGCAAAGTCGCCATTAATGGCTTTGGTCGCATCGGTCGCTTGACCCTTCGGGCCGCTCTGGAAAACCCTCGTGTGGACTTAAACGTCGTTGCTATCAATGACTTAACCACCCCCAAGCAATTGGCCCACCTGTTCAAGTATGACTCCACCATGGGCATCTACAAAGGCGAAGTGGACTTCACCGAAAACGCCCTGATCATCGACGGGCGCACCATCCGCATTTATGCCGAAAAAGATCCGGCCAACCTGCCCTGGAAAGACCTGGGTGTGGATGTGGTCATCGAATCCACCGGCTTTTTCACCGATGGCGAGAAGGCCAAAAAACACATTGAAGCCGGTGCCAAGAAAGTCATCATCAGCGCCCCGGCCAAAAACGAAGACATCACCGTGGCCATCGGCATCAACGCCCACGAATACGACCCGGCCAAACACCACATCATCTCCAACGCCAGCTGCACCACCAACTGCCTGGCCCCCATCGGCAAGGTGCTGCACGAAACCTTCGGAGTGGTCTCCGGGATTATGACCACCATCCACAGCTACACCGGCGATCAGCGTCTGCTGGATGCCCCGCATGAAGATCTGCGCCGGGCCCGCGCCGCCGCCCTGAGCATGGTTCCCACCTCCACCGGGGCTGCCAAAGCCATCGGTTCCGTGTTACCCGCCCTGAAAGGCAAGCTGAACGGTTACGCCGTTCGGGTCCCAACCCCCGATGTCAGCCTGACCGACCTGACCGTGGTCACCGAAAAACCGATGACCGTGGAAGCCATCAACGAGGCTTTCAAAAAGGCCGCCGCCAACGAGCTGAAGGACGTACTGGAATACGCCGAAGCCCCGCTGGTCAGCACCGATTACATCGGCAACCCGCACAGCTGCGTGTTCGATCCTGAGTTCACCCAGGTCATCGGCAGCAACATGGCCAAAGTGATTGGCTGGTACGACAACGAATGGGGCTACAGCAACCGCCTGGCGGAACTGACCCACATGGTGGCCGAGCGACTGCCGGTCAGCGTTTAA
- a CDS encoding response regulator transcription factor, giving the protein MKASIPAQAKVPITVLLVDDHDVVRQGTREMLHRHTHFTVVGEAANAEGLSGLIQLKQPDLVLLDINLPGKNGLQLTQELLARFPTLSIVLFSAHCELQYIRKAQQLGVAGFLSKTIDEQTLCAKLLEAMQGGQRPVFSPDVAEKLAKERRESAPNPFTAREQEILIQLAQGLSNQAIAKLLCLSVKTVDTHIANLMKKTGLNKRTLLVAYAFEHGLV; this is encoded by the coding sequence ATGAAAGCGTCCATCCCCGCACAAGCAAAAGTCCCCATCACCGTGCTGCTGGTCGATGACCACGATGTGGTGCGTCAGGGCACCCGGGAAATGCTGCACCGCCATACCCACTTTACCGTGGTGGGAGAAGCCGCCAATGCCGAAGGACTGTCCGGCCTGATTCAACTCAAGCAGCCGGATCTGGTGCTGCTGGACATCAATTTACCCGGCAAAAACGGCCTACAACTCACCCAGGAGCTGCTCGCCCGCTTCCCCACGCTCAGCATCGTCCTCTTCTCCGCCCACTGTGAACTACAGTACATCCGCAAGGCCCAACAATTGGGGGTGGCGGGCTTTTTAAGCAAAACCATCGATGAGCAAACGCTTTGCGCCAAGCTGCTGGAAGCCATGCAGGGCGGCCAAAGACCGGTTTTCTCCCCCGACGTGGCCGAGAAGCTGGCCAAAGAACGCCGCGAGAGCGCCCCCAATCCTTTCACTGCCCGAGAGCAGGAAATTTTAATCCAGTTGGCCCAGGGGCTCAGCAATCAGGCTATCGCCAAACTGCTTTGCCTGTCCGTCAAAACCGTGGATACCCACATTGCCAACCTCATGAAAAAAACCGGCCTGAACAAGCGAACCTTGCTGGTGGCCTACGCCTTTGAACACGGTCTGGTGTAA
- a CDS encoding sensor histidine kinase: protein MKFRNHILAPLLVMVLLTFLVGGTAYQQAVGWKQEVTRVTHKVSQLVILSNIRWGIKKVQRELPENPQQAQADWNEIYRQALMLADIEQKAAPAPNTTTMVSPLLQSILANPAPSAPLLGKLSQNELFTLKLESLTELGALQDQAQQVTQQITLSMVVLGLILTAITAFDLDRLIQQLARSRDLNVRLQEEERQRIAQELHDGVVQELVDLKRAYSADKVDSVIENLRRVCHNLKPQILEDLGLVAALEFLADDLRQTGIAQVSLNTAAEGLKQLPKRYELPLFRVFQELCSNIKHHAQASQVQITLAYAPEDGPILSATISDNGRGFDPKQKDPHKMGLTGVQERIQQLGGKIHIRSQPAQGSHFQIIVPVKSK, encoded by the coding sequence GTGAAATTCAGAAACCATATTCTGGCACCATTGTTGGTCATGGTGCTTTTAACGTTTCTGGTGGGCGGCACCGCCTACCAGCAAGCCGTGGGCTGGAAACAGGAAGTCACCCGGGTCACCCACAAGGTCAGCCAACTGGTCATCCTCAGCAACATCCGCTGGGGCATTAAAAAAGTGCAGCGGGAACTCCCGGAAAACCCGCAGCAAGCCCAGGCCGACTGGAACGAAATTTATCGGCAAGCCCTGATGCTGGCCGATATTGAGCAAAAGGCCGCTCCGGCCCCTAACACCACGACCATGGTGTCGCCGCTGCTGCAAAGCATTTTGGCCAACCCGGCCCCCAGCGCCCCCTTGCTGGGCAAGCTCAGCCAAAACGAACTGTTTACCCTCAAGCTGGAATCGCTGACCGAGCTGGGCGCCCTGCAGGATCAGGCCCAGCAAGTAACCCAGCAAATCACCCTCAGCATGGTGGTTCTGGGGCTCATCTTAACCGCCATCACCGCTTTCGATCTCGATCGGCTCATCCAGCAACTGGCCCGCTCCCGAGATTTAAACGTTCGCTTGCAAGAAGAAGAGCGCCAACGCATCGCCCAGGAACTGCATGACGGGGTGGTGCAGGAGCTGGTGGATCTCAAACGGGCTTACTCGGCGGACAAAGTGGATTCGGTGATTGAGAACCTGCGGCGGGTTTGCCACAACCTGAAGCCGCAAATACTGGAGGATCTGGGTCTGGTGGCCGCCCTGGAATTTCTGGCCGACGATTTACGACAAACCGGCATTGCGCAAGTCTCTCTCAATACTGCCGCCGAAGGACTCAAACAACTCCCCAAACGCTACGAACTACCGCTTTTTAGGGTCTTTCAGGAACTTTGCTCCAACATTAAACATCACGCCCAGGCCAGTCAGGTACAAATCACTCTGGCCTATGCCCCGGAGGACGGCCCCATTTTAAGCGCCACCATCAGCGACAATGGCCGGGGCTTTGACCCGAAGCAGAAAGATCCCCATAAAATGGGATTAACCGGTGTTCAGGAACGCATCCAGCAATTGGGCGGAAAAATTCATATCCGCAGCCAACCCGCTCAGGGCAGTCACTTCCAGATCATTGTCCCGGTGAAATCTAAATGA
- a CDS encoding prepilin-type N-terminal cleavage/methylation domain-containing protein has translation MTTQKGFTLIELAVVIAIIAILAAVALPRFGNTTAQAEASMIKDLKAQLASAAAIYTAENASTPNGFDNFVDQARTTGAGKTIAIGSFGAQTGGTCQVAAARITCTNRFAKWSPVTYNWNQGVIGVTATPVNQGTNALPAINQ, from the coding sequence ATGACAACCCAAAAAGGTTTTACCCTGATTGAATTGGCCGTGGTTATCGCCATTATCGCCATTTTGGCCGCCGTGGCCCTGCCCCGTTTCGGTAACACCACCGCCCAAGCGGAAGCCTCTATGATTAAAGACTTAAAAGCCCAATTGGCCAGTGCAGCAGCCATTTACACTGCGGAAAACGCTTCGACCCCCAATGGGTTTGACAACTTTGTTGATCAAGCCAGAACTACTGGAGCAGGAAAAACCATTGCCATTGGCAGCTTTGGAGCTCAAACTGGAGGTACTTGCCAAGTTGCAGCAGCTAGAATTACTTGCACCAACCGCTTTGCCAAATGGAGCCCTGTGACCTACAACTGGAACCAGGGTGTTATCGGTGTAACCGCGACTCCAGTTAACCAAGGCACCAACGCTTTACCCGCCATCAACCAATAG
- a CDS encoding ArnT family glycosyltransferase — protein sequence MFLKQCDLKIAGLWLGLLTGFVMLAFHLMRPDVVGFLYDDGMYLMVAKAMAEGHGYRLMGIVDQPYFYKYPPLFPLMLTLGWLINPQFPHNIVWLKSINILLATGTLALWGYYFRTIRQFPQWVCVLLIFILGTHWRFLEVSIDLMSEPLFMLISTLALILCHRFNRDDQPFTAAQVAMLVLLSVAAFYTRTMALPLIVAIGLWLWLSGQRKQTGAYWLGSGLLMLPWLLWSGSRKDTTYALGDFLVRTFQETYFQSFRMDLKYEYTLPALVGKGIQELLGNFSVQFFPLLERFFLQKPTLLSESVILGLSFALILLLGRYAYQRLKARQFSPEGLYVSVYLAILPFWSFYNVYPRFLMPLLPILWALLWCALLPRGTQSSPKPWFLPGLLMVAILVLNNIHLQPYLYKQSANQMAINTQIDVWQEYADTLHFLNTQVPPHSRIYLENLDEAYFYALNTTHQALDAFLFLPMNKLEQHCPQSQRACLESLYSANNQAKQTLINQKNITYLVSSTVQITKLPKNNWRLSAKKYPLAIELKRSNSPRFLRVFQSPHGLIEIFKIQHAQKDR from the coding sequence GTGTTCTTGAAGCAATGCGATCTGAAAATCGCTGGCTTGTGGCTGGGCCTGCTGACAGGCTTTGTGATGCTGGCCTTCCATCTAATGCGCCCGGACGTGGTCGGCTTTCTCTACGATGACGGCATGTACCTGATGGTGGCCAAAGCCATGGCCGAGGGCCACGGGTACCGGCTCATGGGCATAGTGGATCAGCCCTATTTCTACAAGTACCCGCCCCTGTTTCCCCTGATGCTGACGCTGGGCTGGCTCATCAACCCGCAGTTTCCGCACAATATTGTGTGGCTCAAGAGCATTAATATTCTGCTGGCCACCGGCACCTTGGCCCTGTGGGGCTATTACTTCCGCACAATCCGCCAGTTCCCGCAGTGGGTCTGCGTGCTGCTGATTTTCATTCTAGGCACCCACTGGCGCTTTCTGGAAGTCAGCATCGATCTGATGTCCGAGCCCTTGTTCATGCTGATTAGCACCCTTGCCCTCATTCTGTGTCATCGGTTTAACAGAGACGATCAACCGTTCACCGCTGCCCAAGTGGCTATGCTGGTGCTTTTGAGTGTGGCCGCCTTTTATACCCGCACCATGGCCTTGCCCCTGATAGTGGCCATTGGCCTGTGGCTGTGGCTAAGCGGTCAGCGCAAGCAAACCGGGGCTTACTGGCTGGGGAGCGGACTGCTCATGCTGCCCTGGCTCCTATGGTCGGGCTCCCGGAAAGACACCACCTACGCCCTGGGCGATTTTTTAGTGCGCACCTTTCAGGAGACTTACTTTCAGTCCTTTCGCATGGATTTAAAGTATGAGTACACTTTGCCGGCGCTGGTGGGAAAGGGGATTCAGGAGCTGCTGGGGAATTTCTCCGTACAGTTTTTCCCCCTTCTGGAGCGCTTTTTTCTGCAAAAGCCCACCCTGCTCTCGGAAAGCGTCATTCTGGGCCTGAGTTTTGCCCTGATTTTGCTGCTGGGCCGCTACGCCTACCAGCGGCTCAAGGCACGCCAATTTTCCCCGGAAGGGCTTTATGTTTCCGTCTATCTGGCGATTCTACCGTTCTGGAGTTTTTACAACGTCTACCCCCGGTTTTTAATGCCCTTGTTGCCCATCCTATGGGCGCTACTCTGGTGTGCGCTTCTTCCCCGGGGGACGCAGAGCAGCCCAAAGCCATGGTTCCTGCCCGGTCTGCTGATGGTGGCCATATTGGTATTGAACAATATTCATCTACAGCCCTACCTCTACAAGCAAAGCGCCAATCAAATGGCCATCAATACCCAGATCGATGTTTGGCAGGAGTATGCCGACACCCTGCACTTTTTGAACACGCAAGTTCCACCGCACAGCCGAATTTACTTGGAAAATCTGGATGAAGCCTACTTCTATGCGCTAAATACAACCCATCAGGCCCTGGACGCCTTCTTATTTCTACCCATGAATAAGCTAGAGCAGCACTGCCCCCAAAGTCAGCGGGCGTGCTTAGAATCACTTTATAGCGCTAACAACCAAGCCAAGCAAACCTTAATCAATCAAAAAAACATAACCTATCTGGTCAGCAGTACGGTGCAAATCACCAAGTTACCCAAGAATAACTGGCGTCTCTCCGCTAAAAAATACCCCTTGGCAATTGAATTAAAACGGTCAAATTCCCCAAGATTTCTGCGCGTCTTTCAAAGTCCGCACGGCCTTATAGAAATATTCAAAATTCAACACGCTCAAAAAGATCGGTAA
- a CDS encoding glycerate kinase family protein, whose translation MNARSPRILIAPACYKGTLSAGEAAEIMQSALREALGDTVDLQVCPIADGGDDTLQVLSQSWAQARLNSLRVTGPIATMPVQAHYLWEPAAKTVIIESAQAHGLKLLGAERHPVAATSYGVGELIRESVRQHQPDTVVVSVGGSASTDGGLGALQALGWRFWDDQNYEIQAPLSGGDLGRIHRLERSPLTAGLTAGHSPLPALRIATDVQNPLLGPQGAAAVFGPQKGASAQQCQQLEQGLAHVSALLKRSFKVDSAALAGAGAAGGLAFGLLHCSENAQLISGSHWIAQALGLHEKVAAADIILTGEGRFDATSLGGKAVGHLLALAGDKPVFLLPGQCQSGLPLPNSSYCQPLAQDEASVQAAMAKPKEALREAVLRVAARQVLPLLKNHLPAS comes from the coding sequence ATGAATGCCCGAAGCCCTCGTATTTTGATCGCCCCGGCCTGCTACAAAGGTACCCTGTCCGCCGGGGAGGCAGCCGAGATCATGCAATCCGCCCTCCGGGAGGCTCTGGGGGATACGGTGGACCTTCAGGTATGCCCCATTGCCGATGGGGGAGACGATACCTTGCAGGTCCTCAGCCAAAGTTGGGCGCAAGCCCGCCTGAACAGCCTGCGGGTGACGGGCCCCATCGCCACTATGCCGGTACAGGCCCACTATTTGTGGGAGCCTGCTGCCAAAACCGTGATCATCGAGTCGGCGCAGGCCCATGGCTTAAAGCTGCTAGGCGCAGAACGGCACCCCGTGGCGGCCACGTCTTACGGGGTGGGGGAATTGATTCGTGAATCCGTACGCCAGCATCAGCCGGACACGGTGGTGGTGTCCGTGGGCGGCAGCGCCTCCACTGATGGCGGTCTGGGGGCCTTGCAGGCTTTGGGCTGGCGTTTTTGGGATGATCAGAATTACGAAATTCAAGCCCCTCTGAGTGGAGGCGATTTAGGCCGTATCCACCGACTGGAGCGTTCACCACTAACTGCCGGATTGACTGCTGGCCATTCACCACTGCCTGCCTTGCGCATCGCCACGGATGTCCAGAATCCTTTGCTGGGTCCACAAGGGGCAGCGGCGGTTTTTGGGCCTCAGAAAGGGGCTTCCGCCCAGCAATGTCAGCAGTTGGAGCAGGGCTTGGCCCACGTGAGCGCTTTGCTAAAACGCTCTTTTAAAGTCGATTCTGCGGCGCTGGCGGGGGCCGGGGCGGCAGGCGGTTTGGCCTTCGGGCTGCTGCATTGCTCGGAAAATGCCCAATTGATTTCAGGTAGCCACTGGATTGCCCAAGCCCTGGGCCTGCACGAAAAAGTGGCCGCTGCCGATATCATCCTGACCGGGGAGGGCCGTTTTGACGCCACATCCCTGGGCGGGAAGGCGGTAGGGCATTTGCTGGCGCTGGCTGGGGATAAGCCGGTCTTTTTGCTTCCCGGTCAATGCCAGTCGGGCTTACCATTGCCGAATAGCAGCTATTGCCAACCCCTGGCCCAGGATGAAGCCAGTGTTCAAGCGGCCATGGCGAAGCCTAAAGAGGCTTTGCGGGAAGCGGTTTTGCGGGTTGCAGCGCGTCAGGTGTTGCCTTTGTTGAAAAACCATTTGCCAGCAAGTTAG
- a CDS encoding glycoside hydrolase family 3 N-terminal domain-containing protein gives MTEANGFEHLTLAEQVAQLFMVGYEGLTPNPITHRFLERGVGGLIFFRDNFDALPQQTPQAVADLTEKLQASVPAHLPHMLMGIDQEGGQVERLPHTLFPTALSPRAVALAPAAEPLAQSMYQSIAQHLRALGLNLNFFPTLDVNLQAENPIIGVRSFGDDPETVWRFADIALRAFAAEKLIAVGKHFPGHGNGTVDSHLDLPTLHFSEVELQPFQQAIEAGVPVMLVAHGYYPALQTTEAERQLPSSASPAVIQGLLRERCGFQGVIITDDMCMGAITKHRNPVEAALASLKAGVDILLYKQSTEAEWAVYEAVLAAFESGVLPLSQLQDSLHRIARLKAHYLAEVRTSPITLTPTDCAQQARNWAEQGISLLAGSADALPLPLEAPLLLVHPERTGMGNYAFDVPTSPSLEYYLEKAGFNHLEGLTYPAKQAFEAQALCDGLTTSAPETVLFVSFNPLIYTSQANLYTLLKARFPQARFILASAGTPYDLQALAAPEAHLSLCTYRPANMQALANLLANGFSTKATPDALQPAKPLPAKPL, from the coding sequence ATGACTGAAGCGAACGGGTTTGAGCATCTAACCCTGGCGGAACAAGTAGCCCAACTGTTTATGGTGGGTTACGAAGGGTTAACCCCCAACCCCATCACCCACCGCTTTTTGGAGCGCGGCGTGGGGGGCCTGATTTTTTTTCGGGATAATTTTGACGCCTTACCCCAGCAAACCCCACAGGCAGTGGCGGATTTGACCGAAAAACTGCAAGCCAGCGTCCCGGCGCATCTTCCCCACATGTTGATGGGCATTGATCAGGAAGGCGGTCAGGTAGAGCGCTTGCCGCACACGCTGTTTCCCACAGCCCTGTCCCCCCGAGCGGTGGCCTTGGCCCCAGCAGCGGAACCACTGGCTCAGTCAATGTATCAGTCCATCGCTCAACATTTACGGGCACTGGGCTTGAATCTGAATTTTTTTCCCACCCTGGATGTGAATTTACAGGCTGAAAACCCCATTATCGGGGTGCGCAGCTTCGGGGATGATCCCGAAACGGTGTGGCGCTTTGCGGACATTGCCTTGCGGGCTTTTGCGGCTGAAAAGCTGATTGCCGTGGGCAAGCACTTTCCCGGGCACGGCAACGGCACCGTGGATTCCCATCTGGACTTGCCCACCCTGCACTTCAGCGAAGTCGAACTCCAGCCCTTCCAGCAGGCCATTGAGGCCGGGGTACCCGTGATGCTGGTGGCCCACGGCTATTACCCGGCGTTGCAAACCACGGAAGCGGAACGACAGCTCCCCTCCTCGGCCTCCCCGGCAGTTATTCAGGGCTTGCTACGGGAGCGGTGCGGCTTTCAAGGGGTCATCATTACCGATGATATGTGCATGGGGGCCATCACCAAACACCGAAACCCGGTGGAGGCAGCGCTGGCCTCCCTCAAGGCAGGGGTGGATATTCTGCTTTACAAACAAAGCACCGAAGCGGAATGGGCGGTTTATGAAGCGGTATTGGCGGCCTTTGAGAGCGGAGTTCTTCCCCTCAGCCAGTTGCAAGACTCCCTCCACCGGATTGCCCGCTTAAAAGCGCACTATCTGGCGGAAGTCCGGACCAGCCCGATTACGCTAACCCCAACCGATTGCGCCCAACAGGCCCGCAACTGGGCCGAACAGGGCATCAGCCTGTTGGCGGGCTCCGCCGATGCGCTGCCCCTGCCCTTGGAGGCGCCCTTGCTGCTGGTGCATCCTGAGCGCACCGGCATGGGCAATTACGCCTTTGATGTGCCCACCTCGCCGTCGCTGGAATATTATCTGGAGAAGGCAGGCTTCAATCACCTTGAGGGTTTGACTTATCCCGCCAAGCAAGCCTTTGAGGCCCAAGCGCTCTGCGATGGCTTGACGACTTCCGCCCCGGAGACCGTGCTTTTCGTCAGCTTCAACCCCTTGATTTACACCAGTCAGGCTAACTTATACACGCTTTTAAAGGCCCGGTTCCCCCAAGCCCGCTTCATACTGGCCTCAGCGGGGACTCCTTACGATTTGCAAGCCTTGGCCGCACCCGAAGCGCACCTGAGCCTTTGCACCTATCGGCCTGCCAACATGCAGGCCTTGGCTAACTTGCTGGCAAATGGTTTTTCAACAAAGGCAACACCTGACGCGCTGCAACCCGCAAAACCGCTTCCCGCAAAGCCTCTTTAG
- the mnmE gene encoding tRNA uridine-5-carboxymethylaminomethyl(34) synthesis GTPase MnmE, with protein sequence MISTDSTIAAIATARGQGSVAVLRISGKEAWSIAYELFSKKNLKFQHGRFYHGWIADEGDIIDEVLLLSFKGPHSYTGEDVIEIHCHGGDVISHKILNLCVKNGARVAMPGEFTMRAYLNGKMDLTQAESVMDLISSRSERLISQASNNLKNRSLGKYIDDMSQGLLTLQAQIVASIDFPDEVEEPDRQVLAHQLEECLSGISRLKESAQRNRMVREGLKVALLGMPNSGKSSLFNALLARDRSIVTDQAGTTRDVVTEVLDIDGIAITLIDTAGIRETHHSIEMMGIQRSWQAASEAQIVIYLIDCSVGLLRYDMQILSKLEASNTIVVGNKKDLLRPGQKTFPNWIYVSVKSREGMDEIYAALQEKIRAFSHEDTGLTLSLNQRQIKCCIEVEECLKQAQAAIQSTLPLDVVTMPMTEALRKLDELMGRDTTEEVLTSVFQQFCVGK encoded by the coding sequence ATGATCAGCACTGACAGTACCATCGCCGCCATTGCCACCGCCCGAGGCCAAGGCAGTGTGGCCGTCCTCCGTATTAGCGGCAAAGAGGCCTGGAGCATCGCCTATGAGCTATTCTCCAAGAAAAATTTAAAGTTCCAGCATGGGCGTTTTTACCACGGCTGGATTGCCGATGAGGGCGATATCATTGATGAGGTGCTGTTGTTATCGTTCAAAGGCCCGCACAGCTACACCGGGGAAGATGTCATCGAGATTCACTGCCACGGCGGCGATGTCATTTCTCACAAAATCCTGAACCTGTGCGTGAAAAACGGGGCCCGAGTGGCCATGCCCGGCGAATTCACCATGCGCGCCTACCTCAATGGCAAAATGGATCTGACTCAGGCCGAATCGGTCATGGATCTGATCTCCTCCCGCAGCGAGCGGCTGATTTCTCAGGCCTCCAACAATTTGAAAAACCGCTCTTTGGGTAAGTATATCGATGACATGAGCCAGGGCCTGTTGACCTTGCAGGCTCAAATTGTGGCCAGTATTGATTTCCCTGATGAAGTGGAGGAGCCGGATCGGCAAGTGCTGGCCCATCAGCTGGAAGAGTGCCTGTCTGGCATTTCCCGCCTGAAGGAAAGCGCCCAGCGCAACCGCATGGTGCGGGAAGGCCTGAAAGTGGCCTTGCTGGGCATGCCCAACTCCGGGAAGTCCTCGTTATTCAACGCCTTATTGGCGCGAGATCGCTCCATTGTGACCGATCAGGCAGGCACCACCCGGGATGTGGTCACCGAGGTGCTGGATATCGATGGCATCGCCATCACCCTGATTGATACGGCAGGCATTCGGGAAACCCACCACAGCATTGAGATGATGGGCATTCAGCGCAGCTGGCAGGCCGCTTCCGAAGCGCAGATTGTCATTTACCTGATCGATTGCTCGGTGGGCTTGCTGCGTTATGACATGCAGATTTTAAGCAAGCTGGAAGCCAGTAATACCATTGTGGTGGGTAACAAGAAGGACTTACTGCGCCCCGGCCAAAAAACCTTCCCCAACTGGATTTATGTGTCGGTTAAATCACGGGAAGGCATGGATGAAATTTACGCCGCCCTGCAAGAAAAAATCCGAGCGTTTTCTCACGAAGATACCGGGCTGACCTTGTCACTGAATCAGCGCCAGATTAAATGCTGCATTGAAGTGGAAGAGTGCCTGAAGCAGGCTCAGGCGGCCATTCAGTCCACCCTGCCTTTAGATGTGGTGACCATGCCCATGACAGAGGCCCTGCGTAAGCTGGATGAGCTGATGGGACGGGACACCACGGAAGAAGTACTGACCAGCGTGTTTCAGCAATTCTGCGTGGGCAAATAG